One stretch of Akkermansia sp. RCC_12PD DNA includes these proteins:
- a CDS encoding cobyric acid synthase, whose amino-acid sequence MNDFSHGGNLKSLAADARRPERDILDFSVNLRPEGPPEFITSALWRAMNGVTPYPSPDMQELREKAALHYGLLPECFVFGNGANELIHALPRALNLKRAVIPEPAFSEYRLACLCHGVEIDSVPSGEKTSFTPSLAALAERAGTNHEGEEQETAVFLANPCNPSGGLLDKKELFQTIKENPGTVWILDESFIDYTGGKESLLPDAATLPNLVILRSLTKFYGMAGVRCGFAVSCALLAERLRKNLPAWNVNVFAAAAVRAILKQPSSWAEQERTLNRARREDLFRRLSALPGAAVLPSCANFLLFRLSGAPSGLAPLLLKKHGIAVRDCSNYPGLETGGWFRAGVRTPEEHELLERALRVELDKHAPAILRRPPKPALMIQGTCSDAGKSVLTAALCRIFHQDGFSVAPFKAQNMALNSGVTALGEEMGRAQMVQAQACRIDPDARMNPILLKPHSNTGSQVIVMGKAVGHMEAGEYFTAKRRFWPDVRAAYDSLSDEYDLVCLEGAGSPGEINLKSADVVNMNMARYARAKVLLIGDIDRGGVYASFLGTWMTFSPWERELLAGFVVNKFRGDSSLLAPAHRYTQEHTGKPVLGVIPMIRNINIPEEDRAVLPFEYDESSKHPDSLDVAVVMPAHVSNFTDFAPLAAEPDVRLRQVRTGDEWGQPDLVILPGTKSVAADLEGMRRAGLDSLVREHAGKGKWILGICGGLQMLGREILDPHHQESAEERTPGLGLLELTTTFSPVKTLLNVRRARTPLAPDASGYEIHHGITSHETPCESLMFREDGSPCGYGKGRVWATYLHGFLDGDEFRRAFINRVRVDSGLPPKPSLHVSHDVDGALDRLADIVRKHLEMNAIYRLLQLKR is encoded by the coding sequence ATGAACGACTTTTCACACGGAGGAAACCTGAAATCCCTGGCGGCGGATGCCCGGCGCCCCGAACGCGACATTCTGGACTTCAGCGTCAACCTGAGACCGGAAGGCCCCCCGGAATTCATCACGTCCGCCCTGTGGCGCGCCATGAACGGCGTCACGCCCTACCCTTCTCCGGACATGCAGGAACTGAGAGAAAAAGCCGCCTTGCACTACGGTCTGCTTCCGGAATGCTTCGTCTTCGGAAACGGGGCCAACGAGCTGATTCATGCCCTTCCCCGCGCCCTGAACCTGAAACGTGCCGTCATTCCGGAACCTGCCTTTTCCGAATACAGGCTGGCCTGCCTGTGCCACGGAGTGGAAATTGACTCCGTTCCTTCCGGAGAGAAAACGTCTTTTACTCCCTCTCTGGCCGCTCTGGCGGAACGCGCCGGAACAAATCATGAAGGGGAAGAACAGGAAACTGCCGTCTTCCTGGCCAATCCCTGCAATCCGTCCGGCGGCCTGCTGGATAAAAAGGAGCTGTTTCAGACAATAAAAGAAAACCCCGGAACCGTCTGGATTCTGGACGAATCATTCATTGACTATACAGGAGGGAAAGAATCCCTCCTTCCTGACGCGGCAACCCTTCCCAACCTCGTTATTCTGCGCTCCCTGACCAAATTCTACGGCATGGCGGGCGTCCGCTGCGGTTTTGCCGTAAGCTGCGCCCTTCTGGCGGAACGGCTGCGGAAAAATCTTCCCGCGTGGAATGTGAATGTCTTCGCAGCGGCGGCGGTGCGGGCCATCCTGAAACAGCCCTCTTCCTGGGCGGAACAGGAACGCACTCTGAACCGGGCGCGCCGGGAAGACCTGTTCCGCAGATTGTCCGCGCTGCCGGGAGCTGCCGTTCTGCCTTCCTGCGCCAACTTCCTTCTCTTCCGCCTTTCCGGCGCTCCTTCCGGCCTGGCTCCCCTGCTGCTGAAAAAACACGGCATTGCCGTCAGGGACTGCTCCAATTATCCGGGCCTGGAAACGGGCGGCTGGTTCCGCGCCGGAGTCCGGACTCCGGAAGAACACGAACTTCTGGAACGGGCGCTTCGCGTGGAACTGGACAAACATGCTCCCGCCATCCTGCGCAGGCCCCCCAAGCCGGCGCTGATGATTCAGGGCACCTGTTCCGATGCGGGCAAAAGCGTGCTGACGGCGGCCCTCTGCCGCATCTTCCATCAGGACGGCTTCAGCGTGGCCCCCTTCAAGGCGCAGAACATGGCCCTCAACTCCGGCGTGACCGCGCTGGGAGAGGAAATGGGCCGCGCCCAGATGGTCCAGGCCCAGGCCTGCCGGATAGACCCGGACGCCCGGATGAACCCCATCCTGCTCAAACCCCACTCCAACACGGGTTCCCAGGTCATCGTGATGGGAAAGGCGGTAGGGCACATGGAAGCCGGGGAATACTTCACGGCCAAGCGCCGGTTCTGGCCGGACGTCCGCGCCGCCTACGACTCCCTCTCGGACGAATACGACCTGGTCTGCCTGGAAGGGGCCGGAAGTCCGGGGGAAATCAACCTGAAATCCGCGGACGTGGTCAACATGAACATGGCCCGCTACGCCCGCGCTAAAGTCCTGCTCATCGGGGACATTGACCGGGGCGGCGTGTACGCCTCCTTCCTGGGCACGTGGATGACCTTCTCCCCGTGGGAAAGGGAATTGCTGGCGGGATTCGTGGTCAACAAATTCCGGGGGGATTCCTCCCTGCTTGCCCCGGCGCACCGTTACACGCAGGAACACACGGGAAAGCCCGTGCTGGGAGTCATTCCCATGATACGGAACATCAACATTCCGGAAGAGGACCGGGCAGTCCTCCCCTTTGAATACGATGAAAGCTCCAAACACCCGGACTCGCTGGACGTAGCCGTCGTGATGCCCGCGCACGTCTCCAACTTCACGGACTTCGCCCCGCTGGCGGCGGAACCGGACGTGCGGCTGCGGCAGGTAAGGACCGGGGACGAGTGGGGCCAGCCGGACCTGGTCATCCTGCCCGGAACCAAAAGCGTGGCGGCGGACCTGGAAGGAATGCGCCGGGCCGGACTGGACAGCCTGGTACGGGAGCACGCCGGAAAGGGAAAATGGATCCTGGGCATCTGCGGCGGCCTGCAAATGCTGGGAAGGGAAATTCTGGACCCGCATCATCAGGAATCGGCGGAGGAACGCACTCCCGGCCTGGGACTGCTGGAACTGACCACTACTTTCTCCCCCGTCAAGACCCTGCTCAATGTACGCCGCGCCCGGACGCCTCTGGCCCCGGACGCCTCCGGCTATGAAATCCACCACGGCATCACCAGCCATGAAACCCCTTGCGAATCCCTCATGTTCCGGGAAGACGGTTCTCCATGCGGTTACGGAAAGGGCCGCGTCTGGGCCACGTACCTGCACGGCTTTCTGGACGGCGACGAATTCCGGCGGGCATTCATCAACAGGGTTCGGGTGGATTCCGGCCTGCCGCCCAAGCCTTCCCTGCACGTATCCCATGATGTTGACGGCGCTCTTGACCGTCTGGCGGACATCGTCCGGAAACATCTGGAAATGAACGCCATCTACCGCCTCCTGCAACTGAAACGCTAA
- the cbiB gene encoding adenosylcobinamide-phosphate synthase CbiB — protein MIPCLLLLPAALLLDILFGDPPNRRHPVCLIGWCARRLEPEARRLWGGSFKAGMLAALGVCAAAECGLFLLFLPFFTLSSLTASPWLPWIPAVLAVYICMAPRGLAEHAARVASALRRENGEEARQAVSMIVGRDTERLDSRGVARAAIESVAENLMDGVFSTLFWAAAGCLIGGALGAAAAALVHRVFNILDAMWGKKNEQYRHFGTFAARTDDALNFIPARLILSCISLAALFLPGASSCHALTVGWTFRRAHASPNSAWSEAAFAGALGLRIGGPVSYKGMPADYPWIGSGRKEATAGDLDRAIRLMWLTTAMGTLLFSLILALPHLQPS, from the coding sequence ATGATTCCGTGCCTCCTGCTGCTGCCCGCGGCCCTGCTGCTGGACATCCTCTTCGGGGATCCGCCCAACCGTCGGCATCCCGTCTGCCTCATCGGCTGGTGCGCGCGCCGTCTCGAACCTGAGGCGCGGCGTTTGTGGGGAGGAAGTTTCAAGGCCGGCATGCTGGCGGCCCTGGGTGTCTGCGCTGCTGCGGAATGCGGGCTATTCCTGCTCTTTCTTCCCTTCTTCACGCTTTCCTCCCTGACGGCATCTCCCTGGCTGCCGTGGATTCCCGCCGTTCTGGCCGTTTACATCTGCATGGCCCCGCGCGGACTGGCGGAACATGCGGCGCGGGTGGCCTCCGCCCTGCGCAGAGAAAACGGAGAAGAAGCGCGGCAAGCCGTCTCCATGATCGTTGGGCGCGACACGGAACGGCTGGACTCCCGCGGCGTGGCGCGGGCCGCCATCGAAAGCGTGGCGGAAAATTTGATGGACGGCGTCTTTTCCACCTTGTTCTGGGCCGCCGCAGGGTGTTTGATAGGGGGCGCTCTCGGCGCGGCCGCCGCCGCGCTCGTCCACCGCGTCTTCAACATCCTGGATGCCATGTGGGGAAAGAAAAACGAACAATACAGACACTTCGGCACCTTCGCCGCCCGCACGGACGACGCCCTCAACTTCATTCCCGCCCGTCTCATCCTGTCCTGCATTTCCCTGGCGGCCCTGTTCCTTCCGGGCGCCTCCTCCTGCCACGCGCTCACCGTGGGCTGGACCTTCCGCCGCGCCCACGCCAGCCCCAACTCCGCCTGGAGCGAGGCGGCCTTCGCCGGGGCGCTCGGACTCCGCATCGGCGGCCCCGTCTCCTACAAGGGCATGCCCGCGGACTATCCCTGGATAGGCTCCGGACGGAAAGAAGCCACGGCCGGCGACCTGGACCGCGCCATACGGCTCATGTGGCTCACTACGGCCATGGGCACGCTCCTCTTCTCCCTCATCCTTGCCCTTCCCCACTTGCAACCATCATGA
- the cobT gene encoding nicotinate-nucleotide--dimethylbenzimidazole phosphoribosyltransferase, which translates to MNKLHIPPLDEQAAKAALEHQKILAKPPLALGKLEPVAIQIAAMTGNPAPRLKNKAVVLFASDHHIADHGLSLTSTDVTYIQTRNFLQGGGTINAFTRNAGARLTVVDVGVNYDFGDLPGLVKRKVMHGANDFSKGPAMTREQALECLQVGIDIAREEKARGLDIVAAGEMGIGNTTPSSAIVAVLTGTPVETVTGRGSGVKGEVIRKKIELIERGIALNKPDPADAIDVLAKVGGPEIGAMAGLMLGAASLRVPIVIDGFIAGAAAAIAQGIRPEAARYFLGSHNSAEPGHKLIMDHIGVTMYMDLGLCLGEGTGAALFFPVLDAATRVLSEMKTLPELDITVPR; encoded by the coding sequence ATGAACAAACTGCACATACCCCCGCTGGACGAACAGGCCGCCAAGGCCGCCCTGGAACATCAGAAAATCCTGGCCAAGCCGCCGCTTGCGCTGGGAAAGCTGGAACCGGTAGCCATCCAAATAGCCGCCATGACCGGCAACCCAGCTCCGCGCCTGAAAAACAAGGCGGTGGTTCTCTTCGCCTCCGACCATCACATTGCCGACCACGGCCTCAGCCTGACCTCCACGGACGTAACGTACATCCAGACGCGCAACTTCCTTCAGGGAGGGGGAACCATCAATGCCTTTACGCGCAATGCCGGAGCACGCCTGACCGTGGTGGACGTGGGCGTGAACTACGACTTCGGCGACCTGCCGGGCCTCGTCAAAAGAAAAGTCATGCACGGCGCCAATGATTTCAGCAAAGGTCCGGCCATGACCCGGGAGCAGGCGCTGGAATGCCTGCAAGTGGGCATTGACATCGCGCGGGAGGAAAAAGCCAGGGGGCTGGACATCGTGGCCGCCGGGGAAATGGGCATCGGCAACACAACGCCGTCCTCCGCCATTGTGGCCGTTCTCACGGGAACCCCGGTGGAAACGGTGACCGGGCGCGGCTCCGGCGTCAAAGGAGAAGTCATCCGCAAAAAAATAGAACTCATTGAACGGGGAATCGCCCTGAACAAGCCGGACCCCGCCGATGCCATCGATGTGCTCGCCAAGGTGGGCGGCCCGGAAATAGGGGCCATGGCGGGGCTGATGCTGGGGGCGGCATCCCTGCGCGTTCCCATCGTCATCGACGGTTTCATCGCCGGGGCTGCGGCGGCCATTGCCCAGGGAATCCGCCCGGAGGCGGCCCGGTACTTCCTCGGCTCCCACAACTCCGCGGAACCTGGGCACAAACTCATCATGGACCACATCGGGGTCACCATGTACATGGACCTGGGCCTCTGCCTGGGAGAAGGCACGGGCGCGGCCCTCTTCTTCCCCGTGCTGGACGCCGCCACGCGGGTTCTTTCAGAAATGAAGACCCTGCCGGAACTGGACATCACCGTACCCCGCTAA
- the cobS gene encoding adenosylcobinamide-GDP ribazoletransferase: protein MTVITAIRSAFGFLTRLPVGPWPLQNNLNGISAWLPLVGIVVGGLVGGLTFLSSLLFSPLLCGVIGCACWVAVTGGLHLDGVADCGDGLPVEVTRERRLEIMKDSRLGTFGGTALFFNLAFKAAALAVLAASGSWLLLLTACILAGLLARSQIFIAMRFPGARPGGMGEAFRQGTRPVHALIAAAVTLAACVLAGWSGLYALGAALAGSLALLLYARHRLGGVTGDVFGCTVECTEWIVLLTFCTAL, encoded by the coding sequence ATGACCGTCATCACCGCCATCCGCTCCGCCTTCGGCTTCCTGACCCGCCTGCCCGTGGGGCCGTGGCCCCTGCAAAACAACCTGAACGGAATTTCCGCGTGGCTTCCGCTGGTCGGCATTGTGGTGGGCGGACTGGTCGGAGGACTCACCTTCCTTTCTTCCCTTCTCTTTTCCCCCCTCCTCTGCGGGGTCATCGGCTGCGCCTGCTGGGTGGCCGTCACGGGCGGTCTGCATCTGGACGGCGTGGCGGACTGCGGGGACGGCCTCCCGGTGGAAGTCACGCGGGAACGCAGGCTGGAAATCATGAAAGACTCCCGGCTGGGCACCTTCGGCGGAACGGCCCTCTTCTTCAATCTGGCCTTCAAGGCGGCCGCCCTGGCCGTGCTGGCGGCCTCCGGTTCATGGCTTCTCCTGCTCACGGCCTGCATTCTGGCCGGACTCCTGGCCCGCAGCCAGATCTTCATCGCCATGCGTTTTCCCGGCGCGCGGCCCGGCGGCATGGGGGAAGCCTTCAGGCAGGGCACGCGTCCCGTCCACGCCCTGATTGCCGCCGCCGTCACCCTGGCCGCCTGCGTCCTGGCAGGCTGGTCCGGCCTGTATGCCCTGGGAGCCGCCCTGGCCGGTTCCCTGGCCCTGCTCCTGTATGCCCGGCACAGGCTGGGCGGCGTCACCGGGGACGTATTCGGCTGCACCGTGGAATGCACGGAATGGATTGTACTGCTTACCTTCTGCACCGCCCTATGA